A DNA window from Aureibaculum sp. 2308TA14-22 contains the following coding sequences:
- a CDS encoding FadR/GntR family transcriptional regulator: MNTKLKIAPIKNMSLVDEVEIRVMQFIKENKLKSGDSIPKELEFAAALGVSRTVVREALLRLRTIGIIDSKKHKGMVLTQPDIIGNFEKAIKSNLLGEETLKDIFELRLILEMGMADLLFARKTEKDIEKLEKIVSNEEGLQRDSTIFTLDLEIAFHGKLYEISGNSTLKRFQDLLLPVFRYVHENMLQNAGNFQYSSGKFITHRDILNELIKGTPETFRIAMRQHLEPHFERVLNVVRSSG, encoded by the coding sequence ATGAATACAAAATTAAAAATTGCACCAATAAAAAATATGTCTTTGGTTGATGAAGTTGAGATTCGTGTAATGCAATTTATAAAAGAGAATAAGTTAAAAAGCGGTGACTCCATTCCCAAAGAATTAGAATTTGCTGCGGCATTAGGTGTGAGCAGAACTGTGGTAAGAGAGGCTTTATTAAGATTGAGAACCATTGGTATTATAGATTCTAAAAAGCATAAAGGCATGGTGTTAACCCAGCCTGATATTATAGGAAACTTCGAAAAAGCCATAAAATCGAATTTGTTGGGCGAGGAAACACTAAAAGATATTTTTGAGTTACGACTTATATTGGAGATGGGGATGGCAGATTTGCTGTTTGCCCGTAAAACGGAAAAGGATATTGAAAAATTGGAAAAAATAGTATCAAATGAAGAAGGGCTTCAGCGTGATTCCACTATTTTTACGTTAGATCTGGAAATTGCTTTTCATGGAAAGCTTTATGAGATTTCGGGAAATTCTACCTTAAAACGCTTTCAGGATCTTTTGTTGCCGGTTTTCCGTTACGTGCACGAAAATATGTTACAGAATGCAGGGAATTTTCAATATTCTTCAGGTAAATTTATAACCCATAGAGATATCTTAAACGAACTGATTAAAGGTACGCCCGAAACTTTTAGAATTGCAATGCGACAACATTTAGAGCCACATTTTGAGAGGGTACTGAATGTAGTTCGGAGTTCTGGTTGA
- a CDS encoding AGE family epimerase/isomerase, protein MNHSLLYKDTLLNDVIPFWEKHSIDQLYGGYFTCLDRTGNVYDTDKFVWLQGRQAWTFSMLYNNVEKNENWLNIAKNGIDFLRKYGIDAKGDFYFSTTQDGKPLVKAYNIFSDCFAAMAFSQYALASGDDEVKQLAIKTYYNILKRKDNPKGQYEKTTDARPLKGFSLPMILSNLVLELEAVLPKEEVEKTIDFSIKEVMEVFLDKDSGLIYEFVRSDGSHEDSFNGRLLNPGHGIEAMWFMMDIAIRRNDKNLIEIATQVILNILEYSWDKKYGGIFYFLDAKGHPPQQLEWDQKLWWVHLESLVALSKAYQLTKNPEIKKWYNKVHEYSWARFSDPKNGEWFGYLNRQGEVLLDLKGGKWKGCFHIPRAMYQCWKIFEQIELDKNN, encoded by the coding sequence ATGAATCATAGTCTCTTATATAAAGACACTTTGTTGAACGATGTTATCCCTTTTTGGGAGAAACATTCCATTGACCAATTATACGGTGGTTATTTCACTTGTTTGGACAGAACGGGTAATGTTTATGATACCGATAAATTTGTGTGGCTGCAAGGGCGTCAGGCGTGGACATTCTCAATGTTGTACAATAATGTTGAGAAGAATGAAAATTGGCTCAACATTGCCAAAAACGGTATTGATTTTTTAAGAAAATACGGAATAGATGCCAAAGGCGATTTCTATTTTTCAACTACTCAAGACGGTAAACCTTTGGTCAAAGCCTATAATATTTTTTCAGATTGTTTTGCTGCAATGGCTTTTAGTCAGTATGCATTGGCCTCTGGTGATGATGAGGTCAAACAATTGGCGATAAAAACCTATTACAATATTCTGAAAAGGAAAGACAATCCCAAAGGACAGTATGAAAAAACTACAGACGCAAGACCTCTAAAAGGGTTTTCATTACCGATGATATTGTCCAATTTAGTGTTGGAGCTGGAAGCAGTTTTGCCGAAAGAAGAAGTTGAAAAAACCATCGATTTCAGTATTAAAGAGGTTATGGAAGTGTTTCTTGATAAGGATTCTGGGCTTATTTATGAATTTGTTCGTTCTGATGGTTCACATGAAGACAGTTTTAATGGTAGGTTATTAAATCCAGGTCATGGAATTGAAGCAATGTGGTTTATGATGGATATAGCGATTCGTAGAAATGATAAGAACTTAATAGAAATAGCTACACAGGTAATTCTGAATATTTTGGAATATAGTTGGGACAAAAAATACGGTGGTATTTTTTACTTTTTGGATGCTAAAGGCCATCCGCCGCAGCAATTGGAATGGGATCAAAAATTATGGTGGGTACATTTGGAGAGTTTGGTGGCTCTGTCTAAAGCCTATCAACTTACCAAAAACCCTGAAATAAAAAAATGGTACAACAAGGTGCACGAGTACTCTTGGGCCCGTTTTTCCGATCCGAAAAACGGGGAATGGTTCGGTTACCTGAACCGACAAGGTGAAGTTTTATTAGATTTAAAAGGAGGAAAATGGAAGGGTTGTTTTCATATACCTCGTGCCATGTATCAGTGTTGGAAAATTTTTGAACAAATAGAATTAGATAAAAATAATTAA
- a CDS encoding creatininase family protein: MVNEPRPYVLAETNWKTVKKEAYSIAVLPWGATEAHNYHLPYATDNILAENVAIEATKLAWEREVKSIVLPTIPFGVNTGQLDVPLCINMNPSTQYAVLKDIVQVLNKHEIFKLVIVNAHGGNHFKQMIRELSLEFPKVFICSINWWQTADANSYFDEPGDHAGELETSAMLFLKPELVLPLSEAGDGNAKRFKLKGLQEGWVSAQRQWTAVTEDTGVGNPKLSTKEKGETFFKVTTQAIGDFFEELHHADLGNMYQ; the protein is encoded by the coding sequence ATGGTTAATGAACCAAGACCTTATGTGCTAGCAGAAACCAATTGGAAAACGGTCAAGAAAGAGGCCTATTCTATAGCGGTATTACCTTGGGGAGCAACAGAAGCACACAATTATCATTTACCTTATGCTACCGACAATATTTTAGCAGAAAACGTTGCTATTGAGGCTACAAAGTTGGCTTGGGAAAGAGAGGTAAAGAGCATTGTTTTGCCAACAATTCCTTTTGGAGTAAATACTGGGCAACTAGATGTTCCGCTTTGTATAAACATGAATCCAAGTACGCAATATGCTGTTTTAAAGGATATTGTACAGGTTCTGAACAAACATGAAATTTTTAAATTGGTTATAGTTAATGCTCATGGAGGAAATCATTTTAAGCAAATGATACGGGAATTAAGTCTAGAATTCCCAAAGGTATTTATTTGTTCAATTAACTGGTGGCAAACTGCCGATGCCAACTCCTATTTTGATGAACCTGGAGACCATGCAGGTGAGCTGGAGACTTCTGCAATGCTATTTTTAAAACCTGAATTAGTGTTGCCATTAAGTGAAGCTGGTGATGGAAACGCCAAAAGATTCAAACTAAAAGGGCTACAAGAAGGTTGGGTCTCCGCTCAAAGACAATGGACAGCAGTAACTGAAGACACAGGTGTTGGAAATCCAAAACTATCCACAAAAGAAAAAGGAGAAACTTTTTTTAAAGTGACGACACAAGCAATAGGGGATTTTTTTGAAGAATTGCACCACGCAGATTTAGGAAATATGTATCAATAA
- a CDS encoding phytanoyl-CoA dioxygenase family protein, with the protein MPTIKDLADYHQLLTDLFKQPQSHEDWEQFRLSDEQVAHFHEYGYVSGIKLLDENQVDFLNEQLVEVMNPNHPAHHLFYEYHSNESNDPNSVLFHSLGHWRIAKGFHDVLWNPAFVMAAHQLLENKPVRFWHDQLFCKPAKHGGVVAWHQDYSYWTRTIAMQHLTCWTGLDDATVDNGCLHYIPKSHKWGLLKAPELAGDMEGLLKYLTEEQKQEFEPVPIELKRGYATFHHPLMVHGSYENKSEISRRAFVLNVFADGTISNTNDELLQGVPIIPKGKKMEGKFFPLLYSS; encoded by the coding sequence ATGCCCACAATCAAAGATTTAGCAGATTATCATCAGTTACTTACTGATTTATTCAAACAGCCCCAATCACACGAAGATTGGGAACAATTCCGCTTAAGTGATGAGCAAGTTGCTCATTTTCATGAATATGGTTATGTGTCGGGAATTAAATTACTGGATGAAAATCAGGTTGATTTTTTAAATGAACAATTGGTTGAGGTCATGAACCCCAATCATCCAGCACATCATTTATTTTATGAATATCATAGTAATGAATCTAATGATCCTAATTCGGTTTTATTTCATTCTTTGGGGCATTGGCGTATTGCTAAAGGTTTTCATGATGTATTATGGAATCCTGCCTTTGTTATGGCTGCTCACCAATTACTTGAAAATAAACCCGTTCGCTTTTGGCACGATCAACTATTTTGTAAACCAGCAAAACACGGAGGTGTAGTGGCTTGGCATCAAGATTATTCATACTGGACACGCACCATTGCCATGCAGCATTTAACATGTTGGACTGGACTGGATGATGCAACTGTTGATAATGGATGTCTTCATTACATTCCTAAAAGTCATAAATGGGGATTATTGAAGGCCCCTGAACTTGCTGGAGACATGGAGGGACTTTTAAAATATCTAACAGAAGAACAAAAACAAGAGTTTGAACCTGTGCCTATTGAATTAAAAAGAGGATATGCTACCTTTCATCACCCTTTGATGGTTCATGGTTCCTATGAAAACAAGTCCGAAATAAGTAGAAGAGCTTTTGTTTTAAATGTCTTTGCAGATGGAACTATTAGTAATACCAATGATGAACTTTTACAGGGAGTACCGATAATACCAAAAGGCAAAAAAATGGAAGGTAAATTTTTCCCATTACTATATAGTTCTTAG
- a CDS encoding GDSL-type esterase/lipase family protein, with protein sequence MKINSKLRFFILFVATQIVMSNAQTIKVACIGNSVTYGAGIENREQNSYPAQLQQLLGETYQVENFGFNGATMLKNGHKPYWDKEVFQESQAFLPNIVIIHLGLNDQGNNNWPEHKDEFVADYLEMITIYQNLASKPKVIICKMTPTFSGHHWFEEGMRESFKEIQAKIEKIADSANVQLIDLHEKLYLFPEYFPDNLHPTKKGAAIIAQQAYSAITGNFGGLQLPLLFGEKMVLQRNKPVKISGISNANDDLKITFNGHKKLVQVPDNGKWQAIFPVMKAGGPHKLSIQSKLSEDITINEVYIGEVWLASGQSNMDWRVNQSKHAKTVLIDSLNERLFLFSLDPKVLKAGKLTHEELSLINAQDYFKSMGWSNTNTEIIENFSAVAYAFGYNLQKELNIPIGIVCNAVGGAPTQSYISRSTMEQDHQSIDLLNDTWLNTMSDVWVANRMVENIADKNKKGVRHPYEPTILFDAGIEPIKNYPFKGVIWYQGESNAEQIMLHEKLFKMLVEDWRKQFNNPELPFYYVQLSSMERLGWGAFRDSQRRLLSIPNTGMAVSSDVGHRTDVHPTQKWVVGKRLSNIALAKTYGKNIAFSGPLLDYVNVLGDKLEVHFQFGEGLKTKDNKPVKDIEIAGTDRVFKSAKSTIKHDILEVWHPQIKNPRYVRYGYKPFTEANLANKSGLPASTFSNLVE encoded by the coding sequence ATGAAGATTAACAGTAAATTACGTTTTTTCATCCTATTTGTTGCTACACAAATAGTTATGTCTAATGCCCAAACGATAAAAGTGGCTTGCATAGGCAATAGCGTTACTTATGGTGCGGGAATTGAAAATCGTGAACAAAATTCATATCCCGCTCAATTACAACAACTACTTGGGGAAACCTATCAAGTTGAAAATTTCGGTTTTAACGGTGCTACCATGCTCAAAAACGGACATAAACCCTATTGGGATAAAGAAGTTTTTCAAGAATCACAAGCGTTTTTGCCCAATATTGTCATAATTCATTTAGGATTAAACGATCAGGGAAATAACAACTGGCCAGAGCATAAAGATGAATTTGTAGCAGATTATTTGGAGATGATTACCATTTATCAAAACCTAGCATCAAAACCCAAAGTAATTATTTGTAAAATGACACCCACTTTTTCTGGGCATCATTGGTTTGAAGAAGGCATGCGTGAGAGTTTTAAGGAAATTCAAGCTAAAATCGAAAAAATAGCCGATTCCGCCAATGTACAGTTAATTGATTTGCATGAAAAATTGTACCTATTTCCAGAATATTTTCCAGACAATTTACATCCTACAAAAAAAGGAGCAGCAATTATTGCCCAACAGGCCTACAGTGCCATTACTGGCAATTTTGGCGGCCTACAATTACCCCTTTTATTTGGAGAAAAGATGGTTTTACAACGAAATAAACCGGTTAAAATTTCAGGAATTTCAAACGCTAATGATGACTTAAAAATAACGTTTAACGGACATAAAAAGTTAGTTCAAGTTCCTGATAACGGCAAATGGCAAGCTATTTTTCCTGTTATGAAAGCAGGAGGGCCGCATAAATTATCGATACAATCAAAATTATCTGAAGACATTACCATAAACGAAGTGTATATCGGTGAAGTTTGGTTGGCTTCGGGACAATCGAATATGGATTGGAGAGTCAATCAATCCAAACACGCTAAAACGGTGTTAATAGATTCGTTAAATGAGCGACTATTCCTGTTTTCCTTAGATCCGAAAGTACTAAAAGCAGGAAAATTAACACATGAAGAATTGAGTTTAATTAATGCTCAAGATTATTTTAAATCAATGGGTTGGTCAAACACAAATACAGAAATTATTGAGAATTTTTCGGCGGTTGCCTATGCTTTTGGGTATAATCTACAAAAAGAGTTAAACATACCAATCGGTATTGTTTGTAACGCAGTTGGCGGTGCTCCAACACAAAGCTATATAAGCAGAAGTACCATGGAACAAGACCATCAGAGCATTGATTTACTAAATGATACATGGTTAAATACCATGTCGGATGTTTGGGTGGCAAATAGAATGGTTGAAAATATTGCAGATAAGAACAAAAAAGGAGTTAGACACCCTTACGAACCGACTATTTTATTTGATGCAGGGATTGAACCTATAAAAAATTATCCTTTTAAAGGTGTAATTTGGTATCAAGGAGAATCAAATGCCGAACAAATCATGTTACACGAAAAACTCTTTAAAATGTTGGTTGAAGATTGGCGGAAACAGTTTAACAATCCTGAATTGCCTTTTTATTATGTGCAATTGAGCAGTATGGAAAGATTGGGCTGGGGAGCTTTTCGAGATTCACAACGCAGATTGTTGTCCATTCCTAATACAGGAATGGCAGTAAGTTCAGATGTTGGGCACAGAACAGACGTGCATCCTACGCAAAAATGGGTGGTTGGTAAAAGATTATCAAACATTGCTTTAGCCAAAACTTATGGTAAAAACATCGCCTTTTCTGGGCCATTATTGGATTATGTTAACGTACTTGGCGATAAACTTGAAGTTCATTTTCAATTTGGTGAAGGTCTAAAAACAAAGGATAACAAACCAGTTAAGGATATTGAAATTGCTGGTACAGATAGAGTTTTTAAGTCAGCTAAAAGCACAATAAAACATGATATTTTAGAAGTTTGGCATCCTCAAATAAAGAATCCAAGATATGTAAGGTATGGTTATAAACCATTTACAGAAGCTAATTTAGCTAATAAAAGTGGATTGCCAGCATCCACTTTTTCAAATTTGGTCGAGTAA
- a CDS encoding family 20 glycosylhydrolase produces MNKKQLFYILFLVGLIKSYAFQVDYDSLEAKYPIIPTPQQIEYGSSETHFTAFAIENGDFDVESELLKSFLTVKGLSQDSEGIKIKFIHKEIAENTSDEAYTLSIDEGITITAKTSKGAFYAVQTLKQVFRQGNGHGIFPRLTITDWSAFKIRGLMHDTGRNFQSIAQLKEQIEVLAVYKYNIFHWHLTDNPAWRLASKIYPQLQNESTFTRGKGDFYTQEDFKELVTFAAAKHITIIPEFDIPGHTDAFRTAFGFETMRDKKVEPVLLDLFKELLSLTDATTTPYIHIGTDEVRNSYEYVDNELILNIMALLKKHDREVIVWEEGIRIKEDTTSIGQLWAQHPPRKGHRFIDSRANYVNHLDPFAGMSRLFFQQPTRQKTGDDEALGGILCVWPDDKVSEERNILKHNPVYPAIVFYADAIWKGRDKDYPEYWAKLPPVDSKEFKNFADFESKVIAHRDLFFKDKEFQYVKQTDIQWKVIGPFDHRGDLEWMFPVEDGIKNSYKIGDKLYKWSQNIAGATIHFKHFFGFPALTDKISGTYYAYTNIYSSEHKTQDFWIGFQGWSRSGGRRGGPFPDQGQWHTTNPKIWVNDEEIGPPVWKQPGLGTNTHEIPFIDEDYFYREPTKIDLKKGWNKVLIKIPHGGTSWKWMFTCVPVNIDVNGNVNEVLDLKFDPTLRTYSDYYYNKKEEFETEKDTEDEIIFLGNSITDGGKWKELFPTINAINQGISGDVTDGILNRIEAVTKLKPKKVFLLIGTNDLARGKTVNYVAEKIREIIEEIQVQSPSTIIYVQTILPVNLDVGNKFNGHKSNGDKIIQLNEKLKIITSKTNINYLNIHKPFSDKNGNLKAKYTHDGLHLNEKGYSFWKKRLKNHIN; encoded by the coding sequence ATGAATAAAAAACAGCTGTTTTACATATTATTTCTTGTTGGATTAATAAAAAGTTATGCTTTTCAGGTGGACTATGATTCGTTGGAAGCTAAATACCCTATAATTCCCACACCACAACAGATAGAATATGGCAGTTCAGAAACTCATTTTACAGCTTTTGCCATTGAAAATGGTGATTTTGATGTTGAAAGTGAATTGTTAAAATCCTTTTTAACGGTAAAAGGATTATCGCAAGATAGCGAAGGAATAAAAATAAAATTTATCCACAAAGAAATTGCAGAAAACACTAGCGATGAAGCCTATACATTAAGTATTGATGAGGGCATCACAATAACTGCAAAGACAAGCAAAGGAGCGTTTTATGCGGTTCAAACGCTAAAACAAGTTTTTAGACAAGGCAATGGTCATGGAATATTCCCACGCCTTACCATTACCGATTGGTCTGCCTTTAAAATAAGAGGATTAATGCACGATACAGGCAGAAATTTTCAATCCATCGCTCAATTGAAAGAACAAATTGAAGTTTTGGCCGTGTACAAATACAATATTTTTCATTGGCATTTAACAGACAATCCCGCTTGGCGATTGGCAAGTAAAATCTATCCTCAATTACAAAACGAGTCTACTTTTACACGCGGAAAAGGCGATTTTTATACACAAGAAGATTTTAAAGAACTCGTAACTTTTGCGGCAGCGAAACATATCACTATAATTCCCGAATTTGATATTCCCGGCCATACTGATGCATTTAGAACTGCTTTTGGTTTTGAAACCATGCGAGATAAAAAAGTAGAACCCGTACTTTTGGATTTATTTAAAGAATTGTTGAGCTTGACCGATGCTACAACTACACCGTATATTCACATTGGTACGGACGAGGTCAGAAACAGCTACGAATATGTTGATAATGAGCTGATTTTAAACATAATGGCTTTGCTCAAAAAACACGACAGGGAAGTTATTGTTTGGGAAGAAGGTATCAGAATAAAAGAAGATACTACATCCATTGGGCAATTATGGGCACAACATCCGCCAAGAAAAGGGCATCGTTTTATTGATTCTAGAGCTAATTACGTAAATCACCTTGATCCTTTTGCGGGAATGAGCCGTTTATTTTTTCAACAACCTACAAGACAAAAAACAGGTGATGACGAGGCATTAGGGGGCATTTTATGCGTTTGGCCTGATGATAAAGTAAGTGAGGAGAGAAATATTTTAAAGCACAATCCTGTGTATCCGGCCATCGTTTTTTATGCGGATGCTATTTGGAAAGGAAGAGACAAGGATTATCCTGAATATTGGGCAAAATTACCGCCAGTTGATAGCAAAGAATTTAAAAATTTTGCTGATTTTGAAAGTAAAGTTATTGCCCATAGAGACTTATTTTTTAAGGATAAGGAATTCCAATATGTTAAGCAAACAGATATCCAATGGAAAGTCATTGGCCCTTTTGACCATCGAGGAGATTTAGAATGGATGTTCCCTGTCGAAGATGGAATTAAAAATTCATATAAAATTGGGGATAAACTTTACAAGTGGTCCCAAAATATTGCGGGTGCAACCATTCATTTCAAACACTTTTTCGGTTTTCCTGCTTTGACGGATAAAATAAGTGGGACGTATTATGCCTATACCAACATCTATTCTTCAGAGCATAAAACACAAGATTTTTGGATAGGATTTCAAGGATGGTCACGTTCTGGAGGCAGAAGAGGAGGTCCTTTTCCCGATCAAGGGCAATGGCATACCACCAATCCAAAAATTTGGGTAAATGATGAAGAAATAGGACCACCCGTTTGGAAACAACCAGGTTTGGGAACAAACACCCATGAAATACCCTTTATTGATGAGGATTATTTTTATCGTGAACCTACAAAAATAGATCTAAAAAAAGGATGGAATAAGGTCTTAATAAAAATTCCGCATGGTGGCACTTCGTGGAAATGGATGTTTACCTGTGTTCCAGTAAATATTGATGTTAACGGAAATGTAAATGAAGTTCTGGACTTAAAATTTGACCCTACTTTAAGAACTTACTCAGACTATTATTACAATAAAAAAGAAGAGTTTGAAACTGAAAAAGATACTGAAGATGAAATCATATTTTTAGGAAATAGCATTACCGATGGCGGTAAATGGAAAGAGCTATTTCCAACTATTAATGCCATCAATCAAGGCATTAGCGGTGACGTAACAGATGGGATTTTGAATCGTATAGAAGCGGTAACGAAACTAAAACCCAAAAAGGTTTTTTTATTGATTGGTACGAACGATTTAGCGAGAGGAAAAACGGTAAATTATGTTGCCGAAAAAATTAGAGAAATAATTGAAGAAATACAAGTGCAATCACCGAGTACAATCATTTATGTGCAAACCATATTACCTGTAAACCTCGATGTTGGCAATAAGTTTAATGGTCATAAGAGTAATGGTGACAAAATTATACAACTAAACGAAAAATTAAAAATTATAACATCTAAAACAAATATCAATTACTTAAACATTCACAAGCCATTTTCAGATAAAAATGGCAATTTAAAAGCAAAATACACACATGACGGACTTCATTTGAATGAAAAAGGGTATTCGTTTTGGAAGAAAAGGTTAAAAAATCACATCAATTAA
- a CDS encoding sialidase family protein encodes MKKTLLFAVLITSTSLISCNAQKEATNQEPKKLSKELVFSDLFNTSMADSVNCYRIPALVTAPNGDLIAAIDERVPSCGDLKWSKEINIVIRRSTDNGKTWSGIERVIDFPYGQSASDPSMIVDNITNEIFMFYNFMDLDKELNVYYLHVTKSSDNGKTWSEPEDITLQIAKPEWHNDFKFITSGRGIQTKDGRLLHCMVNLDSGMHVFGSDDHGKTWFFIDSPLKPANESKIIELVDGTLMVNARVNNKEGMRYVHTSTDNGNTWTTRAQTDLIDPACNASIIRYTSIEDGYKKNRLLFSNASSKDKRENMTVKISYDEGKTWSKGKTIYPGSSAYSTLTVLKNGDIGLLFEKDNHTENPFVSFSLEWLTDGEDKLEK; translated from the coding sequence ATGAAGAAAACACTCCTATTTGCCGTATTGATTACAAGTACAAGTCTTATTTCTTGTAATGCTCAAAAAGAAGCAACGAATCAAGAACCTAAAAAACTTAGTAAAGAATTAGTTTTTTCGGATTTATTTAACACCTCAATGGCGGATAGCGTAAATTGCTATCGTATTCCTGCCTTAGTTACCGCTCCAAATGGCGATTTAATCGCCGCTATTGATGAACGTGTGCCTTCTTGTGGTGATTTAAAATGGAGTAAAGAAATTAACATTGTTATTAGGCGCAGTACAGACAATGGTAAAACATGGTCAGGTATTGAACGCGTAATCGATTTTCCTTATGGGCAATCAGCTTCTGATCCTTCAATGATTGTAGATAATATAACCAATGAAATTTTTATGTTCTATAATTTTATGGACTTAGATAAAGAACTCAATGTTTATTATTTACATGTTACAAAAAGTTCAGATAATGGAAAAACATGGAGCGAACCCGAAGACATTACTTTACAAATTGCCAAACCAGAATGGCATAATGATTTTAAATTTATTACTTCTGGTCGAGGTATTCAAACCAAAGATGGACGATTATTACATTGCATGGTAAATTTAGACAGTGGTATGCATGTTTTTGGTAGTGACGACCATGGCAAAACTTGGTTCTTCATTGACAGTCCATTAAAACCTGCAAATGAATCAAAAATAATAGAATTGGTCGATGGTACTTTAATGGTAAATGCTAGAGTTAATAATAAGGAAGGGATGCGATATGTACACACCTCAACTGATAATGGAAACACTTGGACGACCAGAGCACAAACAGATTTGATTGATCCAGCATGTAATGCTAGCATTATCCGCTATACTTCAATTGAAGACGGTTATAAGAAAAATAGATTGTTGTTTTCAAATGCCAGTAGCAAAGACAAACGTGAAAACATGACCGTAAAAATAAGTTATGACGAAGGAAAAACTTGGTCAAAAGGAAAAACTATTTATCCTGGAAGTTCTGCATATTCAACGTTAACCGTGCTTAAAAATGGGGATATAGGGTTGTTGTTTGAAAAGGATAATCATACAGAAAACCCTTTTGTTAGCTTTTCGTTAGAATGGTTAACGGATGGAGAGGATAAGTTGGAAAAATAA